A window from Osmia lignaria lignaria isolate PbOS001 chromosome 8, iyOsmLign1, whole genome shotgun sequence encodes these proteins:
- the Ost48 gene encoding dolichyl-diphosphooligosaccharide--protein glycosyltransferase non-catalytic subunit Ost48: MKIMNKLLYFLAIFEIVYAGGPSLVLLDNLAIKETHSIFFKTLQDSGYTLTYKLADDANLQLSKYGEYLYKHLIIFAPSVEEFGGALSVEAITDFIDGGGNVLVAGSSQSGDALHELASECGFEIDEEGSAVIDHLNYDVSDNGYHTKIVADPANLIDAPVIVGSKNIQPLLYQGTGLIADVENPLILRLLTASSSAYSYNPQNPIKEYPHAVGKNTLLIAALQARNNARVVFSGSLYFFSDEAFTSPIQKAQDGKKYEKSGNEAVATMIARWVFKENGVIRVASVHHHRVGESEPPAAYTIMDDVVYSIEVQKLSGDQWVPYETNDLQLEFVRIDPFIRMTMKPVGNGRYEARFKIPDVYGVYQFKVDYTRIGLTHLYSTTQVSVRPLQHTQYERFIPSAFPYYISAFSMMGGVFLFSLVFLHYKEDTKAKSE; encoded by the exons ATGAAGATTATGAATAAATTGCTCTATTTTCTTGcaatatttgaaattgtataTGCCGGAGGACCATCGCTGGTTTTACTTGACAATTTAGCAATAAAAGAAACACATTCCATATTTTTTAAGACGTTACAGG ATAGCGGATATACATTAACATATAAATTAGCCGACGATGCTAATTTACAACTCTCCAAGTACGGCGAGTATTtgtataaacatttaataatatttgctCCATCTGTGGAGGAATTTGGCGGAGCCTTAAGCGTAGAGGCAATAACCGACTTCATCGATGGCGGTGGTAACGTATTGGTCGCTGGTTCCTCTCAATCCGGCGACGCATTACACGAGTTAGCATCTGAATGTGGCTTTGAAATCGACGAGGAGGGTTCTGCAGTAATAGATCACTTGAACTATGACGTCTCCGATAATGGATATCATACAAAGATAGTAGCAGATCCTGCCAACTTAATCGATGCTCCAGTTATCGTTGGAAGCAAAAATATCCAGCCTCTACTTTACCAAGGAACTGGACTGATCGCAGATGTAGAGAATCCATTGATCTTACGTTTATTAACAGCATCTAGCTCTGCGTATTCTTACAATCCACAAAATCCTATCAAAGAATATCCTCACGCAGTTGGTAAAAACACGCTGTTAATTGCAGCTCTTCAAGCCAGAAACAACGCAAGAGTTGTATTTTCTGGTTCCTTGTACTTCTTCAGCGATGAAGCATTCACTAGTCCCATTCAGAAAGCTCAAG ATGGGAAGAAATACGAGAAATCTGGAAACGAGGCTGTGGCAACCATGATTGCCCGTTGGGTCTTCAAGGAGAATGGTGTGATACGAGTTGCATCGGTTCATCATCACAGAGTGGGAGAATCCGAACCTCCAGCAGCGTACACTATCATGGACGACGTTGTTTATTCTATCGAGGTGCAGAAGCTGTCAGGCGATCAATGGGTTCCTTATGAAACGAACGACCTACAATTGGAATTCGTTCGCATCGATCCATTCATCCGCATGACGATGAAACCCGTAGGCAACGGCCGGTACGAAGCTAGATTTAAGATCCCTGATGTTTACGGGGTCTACCAATTCAAAGTCGACTACACCCGTATCGGTTTAACGCATTTGTACAGCACAACGCAGGTGTCTGTCCGTCCTTTGCAACACACTCAATACGAACGCTTTATCCCTAGCGCGTTTCCCTATTACATAAGCGCGTTTTCAATGATGGGCGGTGTGTTTCTCTTCTCACTCGTATTCCTTCATTACAAAGAGGACACGAAAGCGAAGTCTGAATAA
- the Tsr1 gene encoding tsr1 ribosome assembly factor isoform X1, producing MLSAKDERLLQKGAIIALHKAGNSNVEIARIAQCSVRTVQRYVVRYSVYGTEGLVDLRQLNRGKPGVKVVSKRIRKNLGKDARRHQSSQIRQKKREEVLQQKRDLGGSQSAPILVCIIPLQEDLDTQSILSVLTKADETAVVTNSPCGITHLSIPRFKQRFSVIVPPVGNVFATLDAAKISTTILFVASAINQDDKSPRNEVLDNWGREIILPCVAQGLTTPAVALTNIESLHIKKRQDFKNNMQSEISKWLPEEKICPLDTSTDALNVLRKVGSQKQRTVSYRSKRAHLLAEEIKFKCNEDSTDLGTLTVSGYLRNVPLSVNSIIHIPGFGDFQMSQIDAPEDPYPIEKKARKHCNKMDEEPSVRVLERADPKKQESLESENVPDPMDAEQTWPTEEELAQAGAAQKKKIVKRVPKGTSEYQAAWIPDEDGEELSEYSDEESEDKMSVDIKSEPDSDAGTEEDEEEYDTITISEAPDEQRYDQNIDMVEEKEAIEKLKEAKLDAQFPDEVDTPQDILAKQRFQKYRGLESFRTSPWDPKENLPSDYARIFQFENFDRTRKRIFKECEEIEGAMPGWYITIHIKNVRRTLFTAFFTLENRPLVVFGLLPNEHKMSVLNVVLKHTNTISIPIKSKERLIFQCGFRRFASRPIFSQHTNGNKHKYERYFQPESTIVASMFAPITFPPCPVLCYVEKLNGSLALVATGSVLSANPDRIVVKRVVLSGHPYKVHKRSAVIRFMFFHREDINWFKPVELRTKYGRRGHIKEPLGTHGHMKCVFNGQLKSQDTILMNLYKRVFPKWTYEPLLLTESSHEEQSMNVE from the exons ATGTTGTCCGCAAAGGACGAACGTTTACTTCAAAAAGGTGCTATTATTGCACTCCACAAAGCTGGAAACAGCAATGTGGAAATTGCAAGAATAGCACAGTGTTCAGTCCGTACCGTTCAAAGATATGTAGTAAGGTATTCCGTTTATGGTACCGAAGGACTGGTGGACTTGCGTCAACTAAACAGAG GAAAACCTGGAGTAAAAGTTGTGTCGAAACGCATTCGTAAGAATCTTGGTAAAGATGCACGAAGACATCAGTCCTCCCAAATTAGacaaaagaagagagaagaggtaTTGCAACAGAAAAGGGATTTAGGTGGATCCCAGTCAGCACCTATTCTTGTATGCATTATCCCATTGCAAGAAGACTTAGATACTCAGAGTATATTATCAGTATTAACAAAAGCAGACGAGACTGCAGTTGTAACAAACAGTCCTTGCGGTATAACACATTTAAG CATACCTAGATTTAAACAGAGATTTTCTGTTATTGTACCACCAGTTGGCAATGTGTTCGCTACCTTGGATGCAGCAAAAATATCTACGACTATTCTTTTTGTTGCTTCTGCTATAAATCAGGATGATAAAAGCCCAAGAAACGAGGTTCTTGATAATTGGGGCAGAGAAATTATTTTGCCTTGCGTTGCTCAAGGGTTGACTACTCCTGCAGTAGCACTTACAAACATCGAAAGCCTTCATATAAAG AAACGTCAAGATTTTAAAAACAACATGCAATCTGAAATATCCAAATGGCTTCCAGAAGAAAAAATTTGTCCTTTGGACACTTCTACCGATGCTTTAAACGTATTAAGAAAAGTCGGTTCTCAGAAACAAAGGACCGTATCGTACAGGAGTAAGAGAGCACATTTATTGGCAGAAGAAATAAAGTTCAAGTGTAATGAA GACTCAACAGACCTTGGAACTCTCACAGTCTCAGGATACTTAAGAAATGTACCGTTATCAGTTAACAGTATAATACATATACCTGGATTTGGGGATTTTCAAATGTCTCAAATCGATGCTCCCGAGGACCCATACCCCATCGAAAAGAAAGCAAGAAAACATTGCAATAAAATGGACGAGGAACCATCTGTTAGGGTTCTCGAACGTGCTGATCCAAAGAAACAA GAATCTCTTGAAAGTGAAAACGTACCTGACCCTATGGATGCTGAACAAACTTGGCCCACAGAAGAAGAATTAGCTCAGGCTGGAGCTGCACAGAAGAAGAAAATCGTGAAAAGAGTTCCAAAAGGCACATCTGAATATCAAGCAGCTTGGATCCCTGACGAGGATGGAG AGGAATTGAGCGAGTACTCGGATGAAGAATCAGAAGATAAAATGTCTGTCGATATAAAATCTGAACCAGACAGTGATGCAGGGACAGAAGAAGACGAGGAGGAGTATGATACAATTACGATATCAGAAGCTCCTGATGAACAGCGATACGACCAAAATATTGATATGGTAGAGGAAAAGGAAgcaatagaaaaattgaaag AAGCTAAATTAGATGCACAGTTCCCTGATGAGGTTGATACACCCCAAGATATTTTGGCAAAACAGAGGTTCCAAAAATATCGAGGATTAGAGTCGTTCAGGACGAGTCCCTGGGATCCAAAAGAAAATCTGCCTAGTGATTATGCTCGAATATTTCAGTTTGAAAATTTCGATCGAACACGGAAGCGTATATTTAAAGAGTGTGAAGAAATAGAAGGAGCTATG CCTGGCTGGTACATCACGATTCACATAAAAAATGTTAGAAGAACCCTCTTCACTGCATTTTTCACATTGGAGAACCGCCCGTTAGTGGTATTCGGTTTACTACCGAACGAACATAAAATGTCCGTCTTAAACGTGGTACTTAAACATACTAATACTATTTCGATACCAATAAAATCCAAGGAACGATTGATATTTCAATGTGGATTCAGAAGATTCGCCAGTCGTCCGATATTTAGTCAGCATACAAATGGAAATAAACACAAG TATGAACGGTACTTTCAACCGGAGAGCACGATTGTAGCAAGTATGTTTGCGCCAATTACATTCCCTCCCTGTCCAGTTTTGTGTTATGTTGAGAAATTAAATGGATCTTTG GCACTAGTCGCAACTGGCAGTGTGTTATCTGCAAATCCAGATAGGATAGTTGTAAAAAGAGTGGTCCTCAGTGGCCACCCGTACAAAGTTCATAAGCGATCAGCGGTTATAAGATTCATGTTCTTCCACCGAGAGGACATAAATTGGTTCAAGCCAGTCGAATTGCGAACCAAATATGGACGCAGAGGGCACATAAAAGAGCCATTAG GTACACATGGCCACATGAAATGTGTATTCAATGGGCAGCTGAAGTCACAAGACACAATCCTAATGAATTTATACAAACGTGTGTTTCCTAAATGGACATACGAACCATTATTGTTAACGGAATCGTCACACGAGGAGCAGAGTAtgaatgtagaataa
- the Ccz1 gene encoding vacuolar fusion protein CCZ1 gives MSSKTEVTLEHFYIFNGTYAKKEGEEEKKILYYYPERDLDVQIKNIGLSEAIIKFAQSFNPGQPCDYCHTHKTRQIYYQPEPNFWMVMIVGVPYICKEKDGNKYTEYQNDEVSSSICQSILKQAYVMFRLFMGSFDTIINEPECGGITLLKHTLEHFYSRYLLSLKLNNSDILDIFQGLQFLPLDKITFLKVQCFMNLVEAMFSQVKYTAFLYNDQVVWSGLEPEDMQVVYNYLVSTLLPAHLEKELHGGSMPRNSPSPFTTSHYGKFVTGPSNINEPNLIGKSPTVFINYSTKPVSLYLVVYRALSATICLFVDSKTSLMIDFFKSLDNFLGPQLTTLVSSVAEQCAKHVTVTPESCTKYLYFNKLNLAYKSTIHLDNRRCNNVLTTPEVLRVINDIYSDTNKLKEAGEIVIKTMSDYWVIGKLSNLREFFVVIQQKSASIIEIEDEVKRLCEKQLKSIFFH, from the exons ATGTCATCCAAAACAGAGGTTACATTagaacatttttatatatttaacggAACTTATGCAAAAAAAGAAGGAGAG gaggaaaagaaaatactttattattatcCTGAAAGAGATTTGGATGTCCAAATTAAGAACATAGGGCTCAGTGaagcaattattaaatttgcaca GTCTTTTAATCCTGGGCAACCTTGCGACTATTGTCACACACATAAAACCCGTCAAATATACTATCAACCTGAACCAAATTTTTGGATGGTAATG ATTGTTGGAGTACCATAtatatgtaaagaaaaagatGGTAATAAATATACAGAATATCAGAATGATGAAGTTTCAAGCAGTATTTGTCAGTCTATATTGAAACAAGCATATGTTATGTTCAGACTGTTCATGGGTTCTTTTGACACAATTATTAATGAACCTGAATGTGGAGGCATAACGTTATTAAAACATACCCTTGAACATTTTTATTCCAGG TATTTATTATCTCTGAAGTTAAATAACAGTGATATTTTGGATATTTTCCAAGGCTTACAATTTTTACCTCttgataaaataacattcctAAAAGTTCAGTGCTTCATGAACCTTGTAGAAGCTATGTTTTCTCAAGTGAAGTATACAGCATTCCTTTATAATGATCAAGTTGTGTG GAGCGGTTTAGAACCTGAAGATATGCAAgtagtttataattatttagtaaGCACACTTTTACCAGCTCATCTTGAAAAAGAATTACATGGAGGTTCAATGCCTAGGAATTCACCCTCTCCATTTACTACTTCACATTATGGAAA ATTTGTCACTGGTCCATCTAATATCAATGAGCCAAACTTGATTGGAAAATCTCCCAcagtatttataaattattccacGAAACCTGTCTCTTTATATCTAGTAGTTTACAGAGCACTAAGTGCCACAATTTGTCTCTTTGTTGACA GTAAAACAAGTTTAATGATTGATTTCTTTAAAAGTCTTGATAATTTTCTTGGTCCACAATTGACTACACTTGTCAGTTCAGTTGCAGAACAATGTGCTAAACATGTCACGGTTACCCCAGAATCTTGCaccaaatatttatattttaataaactcAATCTAGCATATAAAAGTACAATACATTTAGATAATAGACGATGCAATAATGTACTCACGACACCTGAAGTGTTGAGGGTTATCAATGATATATATAGTGATACAAATAA ATTAAAAGAGGCTGgtgaaattgttataaaaactatgagcGACTATTGGGTTATtggaaaattatcaaacttgAGAGAATTTTTTGTAGTTATTCAACAAAAAAGTGCGAGCATAATCGAAATAGAAG atGAGGTAAAAAGACTTTGTGAAAAACAATTGAAAAGCATATTTTTCCATTAA
- the Tsr1 gene encoding tsr1 ribosome assembly factor isoform X2 has translation MGITKQEVHRPGSLKQTNKAHKTGRHRSKGSISSEVKGKPGVKVVSKRIRKNLGKDARRHQSSQIRQKKREEVLQQKRDLGGSQSAPILVCIIPLQEDLDTQSILSVLTKADETAVVTNSPCGITHLSIPRFKQRFSVIVPPVGNVFATLDAAKISTTILFVASAINQDDKSPRNEVLDNWGREIILPCVAQGLTTPAVALTNIESLHIKKRQDFKNNMQSEISKWLPEEKICPLDTSTDALNVLRKVGSQKQRTVSYRSKRAHLLAEEIKFKCNEDSTDLGTLTVSGYLRNVPLSVNSIIHIPGFGDFQMSQIDAPEDPYPIEKKARKHCNKMDEEPSVRVLERADPKKQESLESENVPDPMDAEQTWPTEEELAQAGAAQKKKIVKRVPKGTSEYQAAWIPDEDGEELSEYSDEESEDKMSVDIKSEPDSDAGTEEDEEEYDTITISEAPDEQRYDQNIDMVEEKEAIEKLKEAKLDAQFPDEVDTPQDILAKQRFQKYRGLESFRTSPWDPKENLPSDYARIFQFENFDRTRKRIFKECEEIEGAMPGWYITIHIKNVRRTLFTAFFTLENRPLVVFGLLPNEHKMSVLNVVLKHTNTISIPIKSKERLIFQCGFRRFASRPIFSQHTNGNKHKYERYFQPESTIVASMFAPITFPPCPVLCYVEKLNGSLALVATGSVLSANPDRIVVKRVVLSGHPYKVHKRSAVIRFMFFHREDINWFKPVELRTKYGRRGHIKEPLGTHGHMKCVFNGQLKSQDTILMNLYKRVFPKWTYEPLLLTESSHEEQSMNVE, from the exons ATGGGGATAACTAAACAAGAAGTGCATCGTCCTGGTTCATTGAAACAAACAAATAAAGCGCATAAAACTGGTAGACACCGAAGTAAAGGTTCTATAAGTAGCGAGGTTAAAG GAAAACCTGGAGTAAAAGTTGTGTCGAAACGCATTCGTAAGAATCTTGGTAAAGATGCACGAAGACATCAGTCCTCCCAAATTAGacaaaagaagagagaagaggtaTTGCAACAGAAAAGGGATTTAGGTGGATCCCAGTCAGCACCTATTCTTGTATGCATTATCCCATTGCAAGAAGACTTAGATACTCAGAGTATATTATCAGTATTAACAAAAGCAGACGAGACTGCAGTTGTAACAAACAGTCCTTGCGGTATAACACATTTAAG CATACCTAGATTTAAACAGAGATTTTCTGTTATTGTACCACCAGTTGGCAATGTGTTCGCTACCTTGGATGCAGCAAAAATATCTACGACTATTCTTTTTGTTGCTTCTGCTATAAATCAGGATGATAAAAGCCCAAGAAACGAGGTTCTTGATAATTGGGGCAGAGAAATTATTTTGCCTTGCGTTGCTCAAGGGTTGACTACTCCTGCAGTAGCACTTACAAACATCGAAAGCCTTCATATAAAG AAACGTCAAGATTTTAAAAACAACATGCAATCTGAAATATCCAAATGGCTTCCAGAAGAAAAAATTTGTCCTTTGGACACTTCTACCGATGCTTTAAACGTATTAAGAAAAGTCGGTTCTCAGAAACAAAGGACCGTATCGTACAGGAGTAAGAGAGCACATTTATTGGCAGAAGAAATAAAGTTCAAGTGTAATGAA GACTCAACAGACCTTGGAACTCTCACAGTCTCAGGATACTTAAGAAATGTACCGTTATCAGTTAACAGTATAATACATATACCTGGATTTGGGGATTTTCAAATGTCTCAAATCGATGCTCCCGAGGACCCATACCCCATCGAAAAGAAAGCAAGAAAACATTGCAATAAAATGGACGAGGAACCATCTGTTAGGGTTCTCGAACGTGCTGATCCAAAGAAACAA GAATCTCTTGAAAGTGAAAACGTACCTGACCCTATGGATGCTGAACAAACTTGGCCCACAGAAGAAGAATTAGCTCAGGCTGGAGCTGCACAGAAGAAGAAAATCGTGAAAAGAGTTCCAAAAGGCACATCTGAATATCAAGCAGCTTGGATCCCTGACGAGGATGGAG AGGAATTGAGCGAGTACTCGGATGAAGAATCAGAAGATAAAATGTCTGTCGATATAAAATCTGAACCAGACAGTGATGCAGGGACAGAAGAAGACGAGGAGGAGTATGATACAATTACGATATCAGAAGCTCCTGATGAACAGCGATACGACCAAAATATTGATATGGTAGAGGAAAAGGAAgcaatagaaaaattgaaag AAGCTAAATTAGATGCACAGTTCCCTGATGAGGTTGATACACCCCAAGATATTTTGGCAAAACAGAGGTTCCAAAAATATCGAGGATTAGAGTCGTTCAGGACGAGTCCCTGGGATCCAAAAGAAAATCTGCCTAGTGATTATGCTCGAATATTTCAGTTTGAAAATTTCGATCGAACACGGAAGCGTATATTTAAAGAGTGTGAAGAAATAGAAGGAGCTATG CCTGGCTGGTACATCACGATTCACATAAAAAATGTTAGAAGAACCCTCTTCACTGCATTTTTCACATTGGAGAACCGCCCGTTAGTGGTATTCGGTTTACTACCGAACGAACATAAAATGTCCGTCTTAAACGTGGTACTTAAACATACTAATACTATTTCGATACCAATAAAATCCAAGGAACGATTGATATTTCAATGTGGATTCAGAAGATTCGCCAGTCGTCCGATATTTAGTCAGCATACAAATGGAAATAAACACAAG TATGAACGGTACTTTCAACCGGAGAGCACGATTGTAGCAAGTATGTTTGCGCCAATTACATTCCCTCCCTGTCCAGTTTTGTGTTATGTTGAGAAATTAAATGGATCTTTG GCACTAGTCGCAACTGGCAGTGTGTTATCTGCAAATCCAGATAGGATAGTTGTAAAAAGAGTGGTCCTCAGTGGCCACCCGTACAAAGTTCATAAGCGATCAGCGGTTATAAGATTCATGTTCTTCCACCGAGAGGACATAAATTGGTTCAAGCCAGTCGAATTGCGAACCAAATATGGACGCAGAGGGCACATAAAAGAGCCATTAG GTACACATGGCCACATGAAATGTGTATTCAATGGGCAGCTGAAGTCACAAGACACAATCCTAATGAATTTATACAAACGTGTGTTTCCTAAATGGACATACGAACCATTATTGTTAACGGAATCGTCACACGAGGAGCAGAGTAtgaatgtagaataa
- the LOC117608802 gene encoding 28S rRNA (cytosine(4447)-C(5))-methyltransferase has protein sequence MGRKAKFDETVVPKGPGRKAKKQGDPTFPKGVLVKEEKILSHRQKQRARKRLSKKQNLKELQKKQKNAKDIVKKNNLKDSSKQLKKKKKPPNVVSFANDNESDENEQMQLDNDSNVSDEETMENKKKSKSTKMKLMDSDVEDESDAADESDAAEDNKEYNSSDESDENEEMDQDEEEAEEDDDDLLPIEKANKKLKKKQQKEQKLAEEEMTDMMSQQFIFNFPTEEELENVTSLKDVQQRIKDVVMILSDFKRLRDVNRSRSEYMDLLRKDLCTYYSYNNFLMEKLMQIFPLDELLEFLEASEVQRPMTLRTNTLRTRRRDLAEALINRGVNLDPIGKWTKIGLVVYSSQVPMGATPEYLAGHYILQGASSFLPVMALEPKENERILDMCAAPGGKSSHIAALMKNTGVLFSNDVNVERIKAVVGNFHRLGIVNSVVSTHDGRKLPSIIKGFDRVLLDAPCTGTGVVSKDPSVKTNKDEVDIQRCCTLQRELLLAAIDCANARSESGGIIVYSTCSILPEENEWVIDYALRKRDVKLIPTGLEFGTEGFTSYRQYRFHPSLKLTKRFYPHVHNMDGFFVAKLKKFSNIIQKKKVTEEESAVD, from the exons ATGGGGCGAAAAGCGAAGTTTGATGAAACAGTTGTTCCAAAAGGTCCTGGAAGAAAGGCAAAGAAACAGGGAGACCCAACATTTCCAAAAGGAGTATTAG taaaagaagaaaaaatcttGAGCCATAGGCAAAAGCAACGTGCAAGAAAACGATTGTCGAAGAAGCAAAACCTAAAAGAGTTAcagaagaaacagaaaaatgCAAAAGACattgtaaagaaaaat AACCTCAAGGACAGTTCTAAACagttgaaaaagaagaagaaacctcCTAATGTGGTATCATTTGCGAATGACAATGAAAGCGATGAAAATGAACAAATGCAATTGGACAATGATAGTAATGTATCTGATGAAGAAACAATGGAAAACAAAAAGAAGTCAAAAAGTACGAAGATGAAGTTGATGGACAGCGATGTAGAGGATGAAAGTGATGCTGCGGATGAAAGTGATGCAGCTGAAGATAATAAAGAATATAACAGTAGTGATGAATCTGATGAAAATGAGGAAATGGatcaagatgaagaagaagcagaagaagacgaCGATGATTTACTTCCTATAGAGAAAGCAAATAAGAaactaaaaaagaaacaacaaaagGAACA aaaattagctGAAGAAGAAATGACTGATATGATGTCGCaacagtttatatttaattttcccACTGAAGAAGAACTCGAAAATGTTACCAGTCTTAAAGATGTGCAACAACGTATAAAAGATGTTGTTATGATACTATCTGATTTTAAGAGATTGCGTGATGTTAATCG GTCTCGTTCGGAATACATGGACCTGTTGAGAAAAGATTTATGTACATATTATAGctataataatttcttaatggAGAAGTTGATGCAAATATTTCCCCTAGACGAATTGTTAGAATTTTTGGAAGCGAGCGAGGTTCAAAGACCTATGACGCTACGAACGAATACATTAAGAACACGCCGTCGGGATTTAGCTGAA GCTCTAATCAACAGAGGGGTCAATTTAGATCCTATAGGGAAATGGACAAAAATTGGATTAGTGGTATACTCTTCGCAAGTTCCAATGGGTGCAACACCAGAGTATCTAGCCGGACATTACATTCTACAAGGAGCATCTAGTTTCCTACCCGTAATGGCTTTAGAACCCAAGGAGAACGAAAGGATTCTCGACATGTGCGCTGCACCCGGCGGAAAATCGTCGCACATAGCAGCGCTTATGAAAAACACGGGTGTACTGTTTTCAAATGATGTGAACGTAGAAAGAATAAAGGCCGTTGTCGGTAATTTCCACCGACTCGGCATTGTGAATTCTGTAGTTTCCACTCATGATGGACGAAAATTACCATCG ATTATTAAAGGCTTTGATAGGGTTTTATTAGACGCACCGTGTACTGGTACTGGAGTTGTATCAAAAGATCCTAGCGTTAAAACAAATAAAGACGAAGTGGACATACAACGTTGTTGCACATTACAAAGAGAATTACTTTTAGCAGCTATAGACTGCGCTAATGCGCGTTCGGAATCTGGTGGAATTATCGTTTATTCTACGTGTTCGATTCTCCCGGAAGAAAACGAATGGGTTATCGATTACGCTCTTAGGAAACGTGACGTTAAATTAATACCCACTGGTTTAGAATTTGGTACCGAGGGTTTCACAAGTTACAGGCAATACAGATTTCATCCTTCGTTAAAATTAACCAAACGATTTTATCCGCATGTACATAATATGGATGGATTTTTTGTagcaaaattaaagaaattttctaatattattcaGAAAAAGAAAGTTACAGAAGAAGAATCAGCagttgattaa
- the LOC117608809 gene encoding cyclin N-terminal domain-containing protein 1, translating to MDFDTAYIEPLLDGWLEDLQTRIKEQENCINVKDEYYMPFIAIPVPVVSAILKITEYLELGPETKYVAIHLYDKFMCNYFWKLYKTTNQTEDHWSEVCKKISSQAKLYLMSCLQLASKLDSHSNNLGISQVLNVLKWIDGKTEYTRGMIFSSEYEVFKMVEFKMPLCTPLNCVDVLLAAIGLKNTQNLQNLVISLLDLVYLQWEMLYSQQQYLVYGHVATTHQEKRNCMTLKCNVLFLAASVILCATFFSCIDNEAAKIIASKLSEFVNINPNDIWKMANILFMMAVQE from the exons atggaTTTTGATACTGCTTACATTG AACCCTTACTTGATGGTTGGTTAGAAGATCTTCAGACAAGAATTAAAGAACAAGAAAATTGTATTAATGTCAAAGATGAATATTATATGCCATTTATAG cTATACCAGTCCCAGTTGTCAgtgcaattttaaaaataacagaATATCTTGAGCTAGGACCAGAAACTAAATATGTTGCCATTCATTTATATGATAAATTTATGTGTaattatttttggaaattatACAAAACTACCAACCAGACAGAGGACCATTGGTCAGAAGTTTGTAAAAAAATATCTAGCCAGGCAAAATTGTATCTTATGTCGTGTTTACAATTAGCAAGTAAACTGGATTCACATTCAAATAATTTAGGGATATCAcaa GTGCTTAATGTTTTGAAATGGATTGATGGGAAAACCGAATATACGCGCGGTATGATCTTTTCATCAGAGTATGAAGTATTCAAAATGGTTGAATTTAAAATGCCCCTTTGCACTCCCTTAAATTGTGTAGATGTGCTTTTAGCTGCAATTGGACTTAAGAATActcaaaatttgcaaaatctTGTTATAAGTTTATTGGATTTAGTTTACTTACAG TGGGAAATGTTGTACTCTCAACAACAGTATTTGGTTTATGGGCATGTTGCTACAACTCATCAAGAAAAAAGGAACTGTATGACATTAAAATGTAATGTATTATTTCTAGCTGCTTCTGTAATTCTTTGTGCAACATTTTTTTCCTGCATTGATAATGAAGCAGCAAAAATTATTGCCTCAAAATTATCagaatttgtaaatataaaccCCAATGATATTTGGAAAATGGCTAATATACTTTTTATGATGGCAGTtcaagaataa